The genomic region GTTCGCGCCCTCGGCGACGGCGCGGACGCCGTTGTCGATGAGGACCTTCGCGGCGGTGCCGTCGAGCTCGTTCTGGGTCGCGCAGGGCAGCGCCACCTCGCAGCGGACGTCCCAGACCTGGCCGCCCTCGACGAACGTGGCGTTCGGGCGCTGGTCGGCGTACACCGAGACGCGCTGGCGGTCGACCTCCTTGACCTGGCGCAGCAGCGCGAGGTCGAGGCCGTCCTCGTCGACGACGTAGCCGGAGGAGTCGGAGCAGGCGACGACGTGGGCGCCGAGCTGGATGGCCTTCTCGGCGGCGTAGATCGCGACGTTGCCTGAGCCGGACACGATCACCCGGCGACCCGACAGCGACTCGCCGCGGGTGGCCAGCATCTCCTCGGTGAAGAAGACGGTGCCGTAGCCGGTGGCCTCGGTGCGCACCTGGGAGCCGCCGTAGGACAGGCCCTTGCCGGTCAGCACGCCGGACTCGTAGCGGTTCGTGATGCGCTTGTACTGGCCGAACAGGTAGCCGATCTCGCGCTGGCCGACGCCGATGTCGCCGGCGGGGACGTCGGTGTACTCGCCGAGGTGGCGGTAGAGCTCGGTCATCATCGACTGGCAGAAGCGCATGATCTCGGCCTCGGAGCGACCCTTGGGGTCGAAGTCCGAGCCGCCCTTGCCGCCGCCGATCGGCAGGCCGGTCAGGGCGTTCTTGAAGATCTGCTCGAAGCCGAGGAACTTCACGATGCCGAGGTAGACCGAGGGGTGGAAGCGCAGCCCGCCCTTGTAGGGGCCGAGGGCGGAGTTGAACTCGACGCGGAAGGCGCGGTTGATCTGCACCCGGCCCTGGTCGTCGGTCCACGGCACCCGGAAGATCAGCTGCCGCTCGGGCTCGCACAGGCGCTCGATGACGGCCTGGTGCAGGTACTCCGGGTGCTTGTGCACCACCGGGCCGAGGGACTCGAGGACCTCGAGGACGGCCTGGTGGAACTCGCGCTCGCCGGGGTTGCGCGACAGAACCGTCGCGTAGTGCTCCTGCAGGGCGTCGTCGAGCTTTTCCATAGGAGAAACCTTAGGCGCTGCCGGTCCGGGCCCTGCGCCCGGATGTCGGGGCCGAGACGGGCGCGTGACCTACGCCGCGCGGCGGGTGTGCTGCCACACTGGCGCCGTGCCGATCCCGCCCTTCGTCGTCGAGCTGCGCCGCATGGTCGGCACCCGCGAGCTGTGGATGCCGGCGGTGACGGCGGTCGTGGTCCGTGAGGGCCGGGTGCTGCTCACCGAACGGGCCGACAACGGCCGGTGGGCCCCGGTGACCGGCATCTTGGACCCGGGGGAGGAGCCCGCGGTCGGTGCGCGCCGCGAGGCGCTGGAGGAGACGGGTGTCGAGATCGCCGTCGAGCGCCTGGCAGCGGTGTCGGTGAGCCCCCGGACCACCCACGTCAACGGCGACCGCGCGGTCTACCTCGACCTGACGTTCGCCTGCTCGTGGCTGTCGGGGGAGCCGTACGCCGCCGACGACGAGAACACCGACGTGCGCTGGTGGCCGCTGGTGGACCTGCCGCCGATGGCGGAGCACCTGTGGGCCCGCATCGAGGCGGCGACCTCGGGGGAGACCGCCCCGCGCTTCGCCCTCTGACCTCGTCCGGGTCCCGGGCTGGTGCCGGGCGCGGCCTGCGCAACCCCTACCCTGGAACGGTGCTGACCATCGACCAGGCCACCTTCGACGCGATCGTCGCGCACGCCAAGCGCGACCACCCCGACGAGGCCTGCGGCATCGTGGCCGGGCCGATCGGCACCGACCGGCCCGAGCGGTTCGTGGAGATGATCAACGCCGCCGGGAGCCCGACGTTCTATGAGTTCGACTCGATGGACCTGCTCCAGCTCTACAAGGAGATGGACGAGCGCGACGAGGAGCCGGTGGTCATCTACCACTCCCACACCGCGACCGAGGCCTACCCGAGCCGCACCGACATCGGGCTGGCGAGCGAGCCGAATGCGCACTACGTGCTGGTCAGCACACGCGAGCACGGGAATAACGAGGGCCCCGTGGAGTTCAGGTCGTATCGGATCCTCGACGGCGAGGTGACCGAGGAAGAGGTCGTCGTCGTCCCGGCCCTGGGCTGAGGATCCCGACCGCCGCACCCGGCACCACCGCACGACCGCACCGACCTGCCCAAGACCTGTCCCGCACGACGACGCTGAAAATCCCTGAGGAGCTGTTCGAAGCCATGGCCATCGAGGTCCGGATCCCCACCATCCTGCGCACCTACACCGGCGGCGAGAAGGCCGTCTCGGGTGACGGCGCCACGCTGAGCGCGCTCATCGACGACCTCGAGGGCAACCACCCCGGCATCAAGGACCGCCTCATCGACAACGGCGACCTGCGCCGCTTCGTCAACGTCTACATCAACGACGAGGACGTCCGCTTCATCGGCGGCCTCGAGGCCGAGCTCTCCGACGGCGACCAGGTCGTGGTGCTTCCCGCCGTGGCCGGGGGCTGCTGAGACCGCGACGGTCCCGCGATGATCACCACCCCGGCGCGGCGCACGTTCGTCCTGG from Nocardioides sp. dk884 harbors:
- the gdhA gene encoding NADP-specific glutamate dehydrogenase; protein product: MEKLDDALQEHYATVLSRNPGEREFHQAVLEVLESLGPVVHKHPEYLHQAVIERLCEPERQLIFRVPWTDDQGRVQINRAFRVEFNSALGPYKGGLRFHPSVYLGIVKFLGFEQIFKNALTGLPIGGGKGGSDFDPKGRSEAEIMRFCQSMMTELYRHLGEYTDVPAGDIGVGQREIGYLFGQYKRITNRYESGVLTGKGLSYGGSQVRTEATGYGTVFFTEEMLATRGESLSGRRVIVSGSGNVAIYAAEKAIQLGAHVVACSDSSGYVVDEDGLDLALLRQVKEVDRQRVSVYADQRPNATFVEGGQVWDVRCEVALPCATQNELDGTAAKVLIDNGVRAVAEGANMPCTPDATRLFQESGVLFAPGKAANAGGVATSSLEMQQNASRDSWSFEHTEQRLQEIMVGVHHRCAAAADEYGQPGNYVAGANVSSFLRVADAMLSLGVV
- a CDS encoding NUDIX hydrolase, which encodes MPIPPFVVELRRMVGTRELWMPAVTAVVVREGRVLLTERADNGRWAPVTGILDPGEEPAVGARREALEETGVEIAVERLAAVSVSPRTTHVNGDRAVYLDLTFACSWLSGEPYAADDENTDVRWWPLVDLPPMAEHLWARIEAATSGETAPRFAL
- a CDS encoding Mov34/MPN/PAD-1 family protein, with the translated sequence MLTIDQATFDAIVAHAKRDHPDEACGIVAGPIGTDRPERFVEMINAAGSPTFYEFDSMDLLQLYKEMDERDEEPVVIYHSHTATEAYPSRTDIGLASEPNAHYVLVSTREHGNNEGPVEFRSYRILDGEVTEEEVVVVPALG
- a CDS encoding MoaD/ThiS family protein, whose product is MAIEVRIPTILRTYTGGEKAVSGDGATLSALIDDLEGNHPGIKDRLIDNGDLRRFVNVYINDEDVRFIGGLEAELSDGDQVVVLPAVAGGC